One genomic segment of Devosia sp. includes these proteins:
- the yghU gene encoding glutathione-dependent disulfide-bond oxidoreductase produces the protein MTEYVPPKVWTWDKENGGAFASTNRPIAGATHDAKLPRGAHPFQLYSLATPNGQKVTIMLEELLAAGHDAEYDAYLVNIGKGDQFGSDFVAINPNSKIPAMMDYGPAEPVRLFESGSILVYLADKFDAFLSKDPAKRAETMNWLFWQMGSAPFVGGGFGHFYAYAPVKLEYPINRYAMETKRQLDVLDRHLAEHEYVSGSDYSIADMAIFPWYGGMVLGRAYNAGEFLDVASYKNLLRWAKQVDAREPVKRGRCVNAAGGPEDEHLHERHAAADVDKVLAIRKERGTV, from the coding sequence ATGACTGAATATGTGCCGCCAAAGGTGTGGACCTGGGACAAGGAAAATGGCGGGGCCTTTGCAAGCACCAATCGCCCGATTGCCGGGGCCACGCATGATGCAAAACTGCCGCGCGGCGCCCATCCGTTCCAGCTCTATTCGCTGGCGACCCCCAATGGGCAGAAGGTCACCATCATGCTCGAAGAGCTGCTGGCGGCCGGGCATGATGCCGAATACGACGCCTACCTCGTCAATATCGGCAAGGGCGACCAGTTCGGATCAGACTTCGTCGCCATCAATCCCAATTCCAAGATCCCTGCGATGATGGACTACGGTCCGGCCGAGCCGGTCCGGCTCTTCGAGAGTGGCTCGATCCTGGTCTATCTTGCCGACAAGTTCGATGCCTTCCTGTCCAAGGACCCGGCCAAGCGCGCCGAAACCATGAACTGGCTGTTCTGGCAGATGGGCAGCGCGCCTTTTGTCGGCGGTGGATTCGGGCATTTCTATGCCTATGCGCCGGTGAAGCTCGAATATCCGATCAATCGCTATGCCATGGAAACCAAGCGCCAGCTCGATGTGCTCGACCGGCACCTGGCCGAGCATGAATATGTGTCTGGCAGCGATTACAGCATCGCCGACATGGCCATCTTCCCCTGGTATGGCGGCATGGTGCTGGGCCGCGCCTACAATGCCGGCGAGTTCCTTGACGTTGCGAGTTACAAGAACCTGTTGCGCTGGGCCAAGCAGGTGGATGCGCGCGAACCCGTCAAGCGCGGACGGTGCGTCAATGCCGCCGGTGGGCCAGAGGACGAGCATCTGCACGAGCGGCACGCTGCGGCGGACGTGGACAAGGTCCTGGCGATCCGCAAGGAACGCGGCACGGTCTAA
- a CDS encoding class I SAM-dependent RNA methyltransferase — MITPPFSIFAVSTPGLELPLAEEIRAAGFADAQLVDGGVEFAGNWNEVWRANLVLRGATRILVRVASFRAMHLAQLDKRASKLEWEKILRRDIALHVEASCRRSRIYHAGAAAQRVANAIRDGLGTEISETAQLRIMVRIEDDLVTISIDTTGESLHKRGFKEGVAKAPMRETMAAMFLRQCGFTGTEPILDPMCGSGTFPIEAAEIAAGLLPGRQRAFAFEHLPGFDPAAWNRMRETAPPRLPAIQFYGSDRDAGAIRMATENAGRAGVSTLTRFTQASIETLEPPQGEPGLVIVNPPYGTRVGSKGPLIGVHRTLGQVLRTRFSGWRVGVVTADRQLAEATGLAFEPMLPPVLHGGIRVALYRTAPL; from the coding sequence ATGATCACGCCACCCTTCTCCATCTTCGCAGTCTCCACGCCCGGACTTGAACTGCCCCTGGCCGAGGAGATCCGGGCTGCCGGGTTTGCAGACGCACAGCTCGTGGACGGTGGCGTGGAATTTGCGGGCAATTGGAACGAGGTCTGGCGCGCCAATCTGGTATTGCGCGGCGCCACCCGCATCCTGGTCCGCGTCGCATCCTTCCGTGCCATGCATCTGGCGCAGCTGGACAAGCGGGCGAGCAAGCTCGAATGGGAAAAAATTCTCCGCCGCGACATTGCGCTCCATGTCGAAGCCAGTTGCCGACGCTCCCGCATCTACCATGCCGGCGCCGCCGCCCAGCGCGTCGCCAACGCTATTCGCGACGGCTTGGGCACCGAAATTTCCGAAACGGCGCAACTGCGTATCATGGTCCGGATCGAGGACGATCTCGTGACCATCAGCATCGACACAACCGGCGAGTCGCTGCACAAGCGCGGGTTCAAGGAGGGCGTGGCCAAGGCGCCCATGCGAGAGACCATGGCCGCCATGTTTCTGCGCCAATGCGGGTTCACCGGCACTGAACCGATCCTCGACCCCATGTGCGGATCGGGCACCTTCCCCATTGAGGCCGCCGAAATCGCGGCCGGACTGCTTCCTGGTCGCCAACGGGCCTTCGCCTTCGAACACCTGCCCGGATTTGACCCCGCAGCCTGGAACCGGATGCGCGAAACGGCGCCGCCGAGGCTACCCGCGATCCAGTTCTACGGCTCGGATCGCGACGCCGGGGCCATCCGCATGGCCACCGAGAATGCCGGGCGCGCCGGTGTCTCGACCCTGACGCGGTTCACCCAGGCGAGCATCGAGACCCTCGAGCCGCCCCAGGGCGAACCGGGTCTCGTCATCGTCAACCCGCCCTATGGCACCCGCGTCGGCAGCAAGGGTCCGCTGATCGGTGTCCATCGCACCCTTGGCCAGGTGCTGCGCACCCGCTTTTCCGGATGGCGCGTGGGCGTCGTCACGGCCGACCGGCAACTGGCGGAGGCAACCGGGCTTGCCTTCGAGCCCATGCTGCCCCCGGTTCTGCATGGTGGCATAAGGGTCGCGCTCTATCGCACGGCACCGCTGTGA